Within the Eucalyptus grandis isolate ANBG69807.140 chromosome 1, ASM1654582v1, whole genome shotgun sequence genome, the region AGGTTAAAAAATGAAGTTGGACCAGTGAATTTCATTTATAATCTGAAGGTTGACTCGAAAATGGAATCTTACCTAGAGATGACATGGGCGGAGGGGATGCTCCAATCCGGCCGGCGATTTAATTAAGGGTGACTGAACTGTAATTGGAAGACTCGCATTATTTTTCTTGGAAGGGGTGGGTCAAAGTCTTCTCCTTCGGAGTTTTCCATGGCATCAATCGATCTAATCaccgaaaaaacaaaaacaaaaacaaaaacaaaagcgaAAAAATCGATCTTTCTTTAGTTATTACACTTCCGATCTTCAGTTGCTCCTACGGTCACTTCCATCGATCCCTTCAATTCACCAATGTCTACTCCAGGAGAGTAAGTTCTCTGTCTCTTAATCTCTCTGCGCGCTAGCTTCTGATGTTATGTAACGGCGTTATCACTGGTGTACGCAGATCATAGTTCAATGAATTGTACAGACAATTAGAATTCATCGAAATTCCTGCCATTAAATGTTGCAGATACTACCGCTCGCTGCCGCCGGTGAGCAAGACTTATGGAGTAGCATGCCTGATGACAACGGCAGCCCTCTATCTGGGCCTTTACAATCATTGGACTATAGCTCTCGAATATGAACTTGTGTTCAAACGTTTCCAAGTGAGTCGATCGCTGGACTCTGTGTGTTTGTGTTGAATATATCCAGATATTGGGTCTGCATTCAGGAGTTTGATCATAAACGGTGCTCTTCAAGCGATGCAGGTTTGGAGGCTCATCAccaacttcttctttcttgggccATTCTCTTTCTCGTTTGCCTTTCGGCTTATTATAATGTGAGTAGAACAACTGTTCATTCATCTCCAATAGAGCACTTTGTAGAATTGCAGATCTTTTGCTACAAGTTTGGCtgctaaaaaaatgaaaacactaAGCGTATCAATTAGACAGAGTCTCAAAGAACTGTCATGATTTTCTCATCAAGCCTTTAGCTTAGGAAGTCATATCTTTTGGCATGTTTAATTGACTGTTAAATGGCATGCAGAGCAAAATATGGAGTTTCACTAGAGAGGGGTCCATTTGACAAGAGGACAGCTGACTACGTTTGGATGTTCATCTTCGGAGCACTCTCACTTCTAGTATGTCCGACACAACATCTTCATTAGAGTCTCTATGTTCTTGCTTGGCTACTCAATAGGGGAACCTGAAATAATTGTGGGATAGTTGAATTCAGCTAATTCGAAGACACAAGTTCTTGCCATTATTCAGGAATGCtgctttatttgattatttagaAGCATGTTCacaaaggaataaaaaaaaaaaaaaaaaaaaaaactgagcaAAATGGCATTTGCAGCGTAAGCCACTTCAGAAATACGTAAATTCAGGCAACGCAGTTAATAACGAGTTGCTTAGAACTTTTATAATGCCCGCCTCTGACACGGATATTGTCGAATTGGACTCTGAGATGTTACAAGTTGGTGTTAGGTAATGGCAGCTATTCCTCCTCTGTATATTCCTTTCATGGGACCTTCCTTAGTCTTCATGATCGTCTACATATGGGGCCGCGAATTCCCAAATGCCCGAATCAGCATTTATGGTGTCGTTTCATTGAAGGTAAATTTGCAATTTCCATTTTGGTATAACGCGGTCCATTTACTTTGATTTCCCAGAGAAAGGAAAGTCCGCTGAATCTGAATCATCTGTTCTTCTAGGGATTCTATCTCCCATGGGCACTGCTAGCACTAAACCTGATTTTTGGAAACCCGTTAATGCCCGATATTCTGGGGATGCTTGCTGGTCATTTGTACTACTTCCTAACAGTACTCCACCCTCTTGCCGGCGGAAGGAACCTCTTGAAGACACCTCGCTGGGTGTATCCTCCCACTGAATGCTTCCCTCTTCAATTTCAGTGCATGAAATCTTCAAACCCTTTTCTAATTAGTCTCTTTGCAAATGCTTGACAATGAATTTCCCATGGCTAAGGACCATATATTTTGACAGTAATTTTGGCTAGAAGGTTGATGTGCAAATTACAAGTAGCAGGCTAACAAAGTGAGATTGCTAATTTTATCAGCAGTGATGGCATTATACAATACTTTAGGCGTGAACCATGTTTGTGTCCAATCCTTAAACGTCCGCAGTCACAAAGTAGTAGCGTACTGGGGTGAAGGGTTTCAAGTGAATGCACCGGTACCGAGTGACCCTTCTGCTGGAATTGCCTTCCGCGGACGAAGCCACCGTCTTGGTGGAATGGCAACCCAAGGAAGCAGCCCTGAGCAAGCGCAGACAAGGGATCAAGGGCCGGTGCAGCAGCCTATGCCGGCGGCTGAAGGAGTTGCTTTCCGCGGAAGAAGTTATCGCCTTGGCGGTCGCTAGCTGCTTTCTTCTGATGATGATCTCTGGATAGCCTGGCCCTACTATGATTGGATCTTCTTTGTTTGTGTAGgcagaaaaataatttgtgcAAGCATTACAGAGTTTTTAACACTTCCAACTTATAACTAGCATGAGGTACATGCTGGATTTTATAATGTTTTCATTACTGATTTACGTAGACCATCTTTCAGTTGAAAGCAAAGCCAATACAAGAAGCAGTTCTAGAAATTCCTGGATAAGTGGTTTATCCAGTGCAGTTGCAGCTGTTTTTTTCTCGGCTGATTCTTGTTTATAACTGATTTTTCCCAATAATGTCTACTTATTAAATGAGAGTTGATCCTTTTATAAGTTCCGAATCTGAAACCAAACTTGATGCGTTCTGAGTTTGGTTCATCCTTGGCCAAATCAacaaatcaaaaccaaaaaaagaacttGATGATCCGCTGGCTGGAATATTGCTATGGTTTGTAAAGAAGGGTCAATTGATTTTGTTCATCCgagtcttttcttttcctaaagaTTGCCctcttaattttgaaatttctatttGGCGAGTCCATTTCAAACAGTATTCTTCCTGGACATGGAGCTCTCGAAGAGTCTTTGGACCAATCGAAATTCTGTACATTGTAAATGAATTTggagaggaaaaaacaaaaaaaactgtAATTGGAAGACTTGGTCTTTCAAACGGTATTCTTCCTGGACATGGAGCTCTCGAAGAGTCTTTGGACCAATTGAAATTCTGTATATTGTCAATGAAtttggagaggaaaaaaaaaactgtaatTGGAAGACTTGGTCTTTGCGTGACTTACTCGTTTTGGAAGGGACGGATGACTCAAAAGTCTTCCCCTTTGGATTTCCATGGCATCAATCGATCTAATGATGGAAAAATAATCGATATTTCTCTAGTTATTACACTTCCGATCTTCAGTTGCTCCTGCGGTCACTTCCATCGATCCCTTCAATTCACCAATGTCTACTCCAGGAGAGTAGGTTCTCTGTCTCTTAATCTCTCTGTGCGCTAGCTTCTAATGTTATGTCACGGCGTTATGACTGGTGTACGCAGATCATAGTTCAATGAATTGTACATACGATTAGCATTCATCGAAATTCCTGCCATTAAATGTTGCAGATACTACCGCTCGCTGCCGCCGGTGAGCAAGACTTATGGAGTAGCATGCCTGATGACAACGGCAGCCCTCTATCTGGGCCTTTACAATCATTGGACTATAGCTCTCGAATATGAACTTGTGTTCAAACGTTTCCAAGTGAGTCGATCGCTGGACTCTGTGTGTTTGTGTTGAATATATCCAGATATTGGGTCTGCATTCAGGAGTTTGATCATAAACGGTGCTCTTCAAGCGATGCAGGTTTGGAGGCTCATCAccaacttcttctttcttgggccATTCTCTTTCTCGTTTGCCTTTCGGCTTATTATAATGTGAGTAGAACAACTGTTCATTCATCTCCAATAGAGCACTTTGTAGAATTGCAGATCTTTTGCTACAAGTTTGGCtgctaaaaaatgaaaacactaAGCGTATCAATTAGACAGAGTCTCAAAGAACTGTCATGATTTTCTCATCAAGCCTTTAGCTTAGGAAGTCATATCTTTTGGCATGTTTAATTGACTGTTAAATGGCATGCAGAGCAAAATATGGAGTTTCACTAGAGAGGGGTCCATTTGACAAGAGGACAGCTGACTACGTTTGGATGTTCATCTTCGGAGCACTCTCACTTCTAGTATGTCCGACACAACATCTTCATTAGAGTCTCTATGTTCTTGCTTGGCTACTCAATAGGGGAACCTGAAATAGTTGTGGGATAGTTGAATTCAGCTAATTCGAAGACACAAGTTCTTGCCATTATTCAGGAATGCtgctttatttgattatttagaAGCATGTTCacaaaggaataaaaaaaaaaaaaaaaaaaaaactgagcaAAATGGCATTTGCAGCGTAAGCCACTTCAGAAATACGTAAATTCAGGCAACGCAGTTAATAACGAGTTGCTTAGAACTTTTTATAATGCCCGCCTCTGACACGGATATTGTCGAATTGGACTCTGAGATGTTACAAGTTGGTGTTAGGTAATGGCAGCTATTCCTCCTCTGTATATTCCTTTCATGGGACCTTCCTTAGTCTTCATGATCGTCTACATATGGGGCCGCGAATTCCCAAATGCCCGAATCAGCATTTATGGTGTCGTTTCATTGAAGGTAAATTTGCAATTTCCATTTTGGTATAACGCAGTCCATTTACTTTGATTTCCCAGAGAAAGGAAAGTCCGCTGAATCTGAATCATCTGTCGTTCTAGGGATTCTATCTCCCATGGGCACTGCTAGCACTAAACCTGATTTTTGGAAACCCGTTAATGCCCGATATTCTGGGGATGGTTGCTGGTCATTTGTACTACTTCCTAACAGTACTCCACCCTCTTGCCGGCGGAAGGAACCTCTTGAAGACACCTCGCTGGGTGTATCCTCCCACTGAATGCTTCCCTCTTCAATTTCAGTGCATGAAATCTTCAAACCCTTTTCTAATTAGTCTCTTTGCAAATGCTTGACAATGAATTTCCCATGGCTAAGGACCATATATTTTGACAGTAATTTTGGCTAGAAGGTTGATGTGCAAATTACAAGTAGCAGGCTAACAAAGTGAGATTGCTAATTTTATCAGCAGTGATGGCATTATACAATACTTTAGGCGTGAACCATGTTTGTGTCCAATCCTTAAACGTCCGCAGTCACAAAGTAGTAGCGTACTGGGGTGAAGGGTTTCAAGTGAATGCACCGGTACCGAGTGACCCTTCTGCTGGAATTGCCTTCCGCGGACGAAGCCACCGTCTTGGTGGAATGGCAACCCAAGGAAGCAGCCCTGAGCAAGCGCAGACAAGGGATCAAGGGCCGGTGCAGCAGCCTATGCCGGCGGCTGAAGGAGTTGCTTTCCGCGGAAGAAGTTATCGCCTTGGCGGTCGCTAGCTGCTTTCTTCTGATGATGATCTCTGGATAGCCTGGCCCTACTATGATTGGATCTTCTTTGTTTGTGTAGgcagaaaaataatttgtgcAAGCATTACAGAGTTTTTAACACTTCCAACTTATAACTAGCATGAGGTACATGCTGGATTTTATAATGTTTTCATTACTGATTTACGTAGACCATCTTTCAGTTGAAAGCAAAGCCAATACAAGAAGCAGTTCTAGAAATTCCTGGATAAGTGGTTTATCCAGTGCAGTTGCAGCTGTTTTTTCTCGGCTGATTCTTGTTTATAACTGATTTTTCCCAATAATGTCTACTTATTAAATGAGAGTTGATCCTTTTATAAGTTCCGAATCTGAAACCAAACTTGATGCGTTCTGAGTTTGGTTCATCCTCGGCCAAATCAACAAAtcgaaaccaaaaaaaaaaaaaaacttgatgaTCCGCTGGCTGGAATATTGTTATGGTTTGTAAAGAAGGGTCAATTGATTTTGTTCATCCgagtcttttcttttcctaaagaTTGCCctcttaattttggaatttctaTTTGGCAAGTTCATTTCAAACAGTATTCTTCTTGGACATGGAGCTCTCGAAGAGTCTTTGGACCAATTGAAATTCTGTATATTGTCAATGAATTTGCAATtttgattctcttttttttttttttcttttgagaaaagataaGTTAGTAAGCTtgaattaataaatgaaatccACCCACCAAAATCAGAATATTCCTTCCTAGAGAAATTATTAGGTTAGTCTACAAGGTCAACAGTGGgcatcaaaattaaaattccaaTAGTGGCATCTTAGAACGCGCTTGGTAATTGCAAAAAACTTTTActctagaatagaaatgcatttagtaaacttatataatttttttatttcttttaatttttcaatttttttttctttttttctttttttttcctttttttttttttttggccggttgTCGGCCTCAACCATGgtggcgaccggccgacgaccTCACCAACCcccgaggccgagctcgcccggccatcggcgaggctcggcctcaccaaatctgggcGAGCACGAGCTCGCCCAagctaggcgaggccaacctcacgCCACctgggcgaggtcaagccttgccggtGACCTCACTTGGCCACtgaggccaccggcgaggctcggcctcaacttggctaggcgaggctgacttggcggtggcccggcaaggccaagcctctctagtggccgggcgagctcgccacCGAGGGCCAGCAATGCTCTGGCAAGGTCGCCAGCTCTCGATGGCCGGTCGGCAACCATGGCCAAGGCGGcaattggccaaaaggaagaaaaaaaaaaaaaatgaagatgaaaaagaacaagaaaaatgagaagaaaaaaagtgtttctcgaaAGTATgttaaaaacaagaaataagttttttctacgttttatttctgttccaaatttgttctgggaacaaaaatgtaaacaaacgcgtttttgttccttttttgttccccgaaacaaaaaaacaaaaatttgtattcggggaatagaaacacattttgCCAAACACACCCTTATCCATCTATCTAGATGCTTCGACAAATAAATTTAAGTGTTGTGACTTGTATTGTTAAAAGATACATTCGATTTGACAGGATATATCGATAGTAAAATACCCTTTTGATTCCtcacaaaataacaacaaaaccaacaagaagaaaaaggaataggCACAACTTGTCGCACTGTGACAAAATTCAGAAGACGGATGAAAGCGGCAACCGTGCAAAATTCCAAGGTGACTTAATAGCAATAGGAAATGTAGATGGGTCCAGTCTTGACATTATAGAAAGGGGACGCCAAAGGCTGTCCTTATCCCGATTAACAAATGAACATGCAGAGGTAGGAACAGGGATCAAGTTAAAGGAGAGCTGGAATTGCCTTCCTTGGAAGAAGTCACCGTC harbors:
- the LOC104449902 gene encoding derlin-1.2 — encoded protein: MSTPGEYYRSLPPVSKTYGVACLMTTAALYLGLYNHWTIALEYELVFKRFQVWRLITNFFFLGPFSFSFAFRLIIIAKYGVSLERGPFDKRTADYVWMFIFGALSLLVMAAIPPLYIPFMGPSLVFMIVYIWGREFPNARISIYGVVSLKGFYLPWALLALNLIFGNPLMPDILGMLAGHLYYFLTVLHPLAGGRNLLKTPRWVHKVVAYWGEGFQVNAPVPSDPSAGIAFRGRSHRLGGMATQGSSPEQAQTRDQGPVQQPMPAAEGVAFRGRSYRLGGR
- the LOC104431356 gene encoding derlin-1.2-like; the protein is MSTPGEYYRSLPPVSKTYGVACLMTTAALYLGLYNHWTIALEYELVFKRFQVWRLITNFFFLGPFSFSFAFRLIIIAKYGVSLERGPFDKRTADYVWMFIFGALSLLVMAAIPPLYIPFMGPSLVFMIVYIWGREFPNARISIYGVVSLKGFYLPWALLALNLIFGNPLMPDILGMVAGHLYYFLTVLHPLAGGRNLLKTPRWVHKVVAYWGEGFQVNAPVPSDPSAGIAFRGRSHRLGGMATQGSSPEQAQTRDQGPVQQPMPAAEGVAFRGRSYRLGGR